One window of Campylobacter sp. RM12651 genomic DNA carries:
- a CDS encoding molybdopterin-dependent oxidoreductase: protein MAISRRTFLKGSAITASAITCPLSADTNFYDIKQIPHATHFGAFTAEVNSEGKIINLIPHESDKNPSVITKAIIDRTYSDTRVKYPSVRKSFLEGKNRPDLRGREPFVRVSWDVVLDLLYKKLKATKPENIFNASYGGWGHVGLLHNCNAVAGRFFNTVLGGAIGTDGEYSNGAAGKVNTAIAGDLEVYSLQTNYEQMIKNCEVYVMWGCDIYKDNQIDFKVANRENDGWLKKYAASNIKFINIDPQYTKAAEITKAEWIKIVPNTDVAMILGMCHYLYTSGKYDKEFIAKYTDGFDKFLPYLLGKTDGVEKTPEWAAKICGIDATKIKELCDLFVSKRTFLAGNWANQRAHHGEQADWAIITLACMIGQVGLPGGGFGFSMHYCSAGGAFSGALLPVGLPQGKNSVNINIPASRVSEAILNPNKTINFKGKTFTYPEIKMFYVAGASVLGHHPNTNELIHALRQLETIVVHEPWWTPMAKMADIVIPATTTLERDDISFGGSYSQDWVYAMKKVIEPVYESRNDYDVFYELAKRFGERELAKFSGGKKDHLEWIRSFYEKSDCINEMEFDEFWEKGSLHFEIPKEAYEFVRHADFRKDPVNNKLATESGKFQIYSQKFADYNLPDFKGHITWFEPAEYLGNQELSKKYPFHLLSPHPRYRIHSQLDNTWVRELYKIQGREPVVINTEDAKKLGIKHGEVVEVYNNRGRLLAGAFVSDDIRSGVVAIQEGAWYDPEDDKDNARCNQGHVNVLTSSRPTSQMAQATSVNTCLVAIRKLDKNEAVKPYKNTTPPTIIGA from the coding sequence ATGGCAATTTCAAGAAGAACATTCCTTAAAGGTTCAGCAATTACAGCTAGTGCGATTACTTGTCCTTTGAGTGCTGATACAAATTTTTATGATATCAAGCAAATCCCACACGCTACACATTTTGGTGCATTTACAGCCGAAGTAAATAGCGAAGGAAAAATAATCAATCTTATCCCACACGAAAGTGATAAAAACCCAAGCGTAATCACTAAAGCTATCATAGATAGAACATATTCAGATACAAGGGTAAAATATCCAAGTGTTAGAAAAAGTTTTTTAGAAGGTAAAAATCGCCCTGATTTAAGGGGTCGTGAGCCTTTCGTTCGTGTTAGTTGGGATGTAGTGCTTGATTTATTATATAAAAAGCTTAAAGCTACAAAACCTGAAAATATCTTTAACGCAAGTTATGGTGGATGGGGTCATGTTGGCTTACTTCATAATTGTAACGCAGTTGCAGGTAGATTTTTTAACACCGTTTTAGGTGGAGCAATAGGCACTGATGGAGAGTATAGTAACGGAGCAGCGGGTAAAGTAAATACTGCTATAGCAGGGGATTTAGAAGTTTATAGTTTGCAAACAAATTACGAGCAAATGATTAAAAACTGCGAAGTTTATGTAATGTGGGGTTGTGATATTTACAAGGATAATCAAATAGATTTTAAGGTAGCTAATCGTGAGAATGATGGTTGGCTTAAAAAATACGCAGCTAGTAATATAAAGTTTATTAACATTGACCCACAATACACAAAAGCAGCAGAAATTACAAAGGCTGAATGGATAAAAATCGTCCCAAATACCGATGTTGCAATGATACTTGGAATGTGCCATTATTTATATACAAGTGGAAAATACGATAAAGAATTTATAGCTAAATATACAGATGGATTTGATAAGTTTTTACCATATTTGCTAGGTAAAACTGATGGAGTAGAAAAAACTCCTGAATGGGCGGCTAAGATTTGTGGAATTGATGCGACTAAGATTAAAGAATTATGCGATTTATTTGTTAGTAAAAGGACATTTTTAGCAGGTAACTGGGCAAATCAAAGAGCGCATCACGGCGAACAAGCTGACTGGGCTATCATAACTTTAGCTTGTATGATTGGTCAAGTAGGACTTCCTGGTGGTGGATTTGGCTTTTCTATGCATTATTGCTCGGCTGGTGGAGCGTTTAGTGGAGCGTTACTTCCTGTTGGATTACCACAAGGAAAAAATAGCGTAAATATAAATATCCCTGCAAGTCGTGTAAGCGAAGCTATCCTAAATCCAAATAAAACTATCAATTTTAAAGGCAAAACCTTTACATATCCAGAGATTAAAATGTTTTATGTAGCAGGTGCTAGTGTTTTAGGTCATCATCCAAATACTAATGAATTAATTCATGCTTTAAGACAACTTGAAACAATAGTTGTTCATGAGCCTTGGTGGACGCCGATGGCAAAAATGGCTGATATAGTAATCCCAGCTACAACAACACTTGAGCGTGATGATATAAGTTTTGGTGGTTCATATTCGCAAGATTGGGTATATGCTATGAAAAAAGTAATCGAGCCTGTATATGAAAGCCGCAATGATTACGATGTTTTCTATGAACTAGCAAAAAGATTTGGCGAAAGAGAATTGGCTAAGTTTAGTGGTGGCAAGAAAGACCATTTAGAATGGATAAGAAGTTTTTATGAGAAGAGTGATTGTATAAATGAAATGGAATTTGATGAGTTTTGGGAGAAAGGCTCACTTCATTTTGAAATTCCAAAAGAAGCTTATGAATTTGTTCGCCACGCTGATTTTAGAAAAGACCCAGTGAATAATAAATTAGCAACAGAAAGTGGAAAATTCCAAATCTATTCACAAAAATTTGCTGATTATAATTTACCTGATTTTAAAGGTCATATAACTTGGTTTGAACCGGCTGAATATTTAGGAAATCAAGAATTAAGCAAAAAATATCCATTCCATTTATTAAGCCCACACCCAAGATATAGAATTCATTCTCAACTTGATAATACTTGGGTAAGAGAGCTTTACAAAATCCAAGGTCGTGAGCCTGTAGTAATTAATACAGAAGATGCTAAAAAGCTTGGTATTAAGCACGGCGAAGTGGTAGAAGTATATAATAATCGTGGTAGATTATTAGCTGGTGCATTTGTAAGTGATGATATTAGAAGTGGCGTTGTAGCTATTCAAGAGGGTGCTTGGTATGACCCTGAAGATGATAAAGATAATGCAAGATGCAATCAAGGTCATGTAAATGTGCTTACTTCATCTCGCCCAACTTCTCAAATGGCACAAGCAACAAGCGTAAATACTTGCTTAGTAGCGATTAGAAAACTTGATAAAAATGAAGCTGTTAAACCATATAAAAACACAACACCACCAACAATTATAGGAGCGTAA
- a CDS encoding RpiB/LacA/LacB family sugar-phosphate isomerase: MLRKNMRIYFANDHAATKLKFSLIEYFSKEYECINLGCDSDDSVDYPDYANKLANELKNDTNAIGVIICGSGIGISIAANRHKHIRAALCHCEDYARLAREHNDANVISLGARFVDFELAKKLIITFINTPFLGGRHENRVKKLGQ; encoded by the coding sequence GCAAACGACCACGCAGCAACTAAGTTAAAGTTTAGTTTGATTGAATATTTTAGTAAAGAATACGAATGTATAAATCTTGGTTGTGATAGTGATGATAGTGTGGATTATCCTGATTATGCTAATAAATTAGCAAATGAGCTTAAAAACGATACAAATGCAATAGGTGTTATTATTTGTGGAAGTGGTATAGGAATTAGCATAGCGGCAAATCGTCATAAGCATATTCGTGCAGCACTTTGTCATTGCGAAGATTATGCAAGATTGGCAAGAGAACATAATGATGCTAATGTTATATCTTTAGGCGCTAGATTTGTTGATTTTGAACTTGCAAAAAAATTAATCATAACCTTTATAAATACCCCATTTCTTGGTGGAAGACACGAAAATAGAGTAAAAAAATTAGGGCAATAA
- a CDS encoding DedA family protein — MDMIINFINSFFADPEGVLTSLFRDKIVIASIIIFLWCTLEGETALILAGLAAHGEHIHIGLITFIAGCGGFLGDQIYFYIGRYSKSYIRKKLKTQRRKFAVAQILLQKYGWPIIFIQRYMYGFRTVIPMSIGLTNYSAKKFAVINFISAQVWAAITIFIVYIFGEHIWEIINWAKDHWYLAGILVVGFLCLILYAFKSLENKLLSKKGKKNESSI; from the coding sequence ATGGATATGATAATTAATTTTATAAATTCCTTTTTTGCTGATCCTGAGGGGGTTTTAACTTCCTTATTTAGAGATAAAATCGTAATTGCTAGTATTATTATATTTTTATGGTGCACGCTAGAAGGCGAAACTGCATTAATACTAGCAGGACTTGCAGCTCACGGAGAGCATATTCATATAGGACTTATCACATTTATAGCAGGTTGTGGGGGATTTTTGGGTGATCAGATATATTTTTATATAGGAAGATACTCAAAAAGCTATATTAGAAAAAAGCTAAAAACACAAAGGCGAAAATTTGCAGTAGCACAGATTTTACTTCAAAAATATGGCTGGCCTATAATATTTATCCAACGCTATATGTATGGCTTTAGAACCGTTATTCCTATGAGTATAGGGCTTACTAATTATAGTGCAAAGAAATTTGCGGTAATTAATTTTATTTCAGCTCAAGTATGGGCTGCTATTACTATTTTTATAGTGTATATTTTTGGCGAGCATATATGGGAGATTATTAATTGGGCGAAAGACCATTGGTATTTGGCAGGAATTTTAGTTGTAGGATTTTTATGCTTAATTTTATATGCTTTTAAAAGTTTAGAAAATAAATTATTAAGTAAGAAAGGTAAAAAAAATGAAAGTAGTATTTAA
- the ciaB gene encoding invasion protein CiaB: MLGKIIKEHEEELFSLYKLNSSSNHDLARLINNDLKELGLEINDMNFNSYLLRIIELNTTNYENTCKKNNINLAKAKDLAYKRVKEFYEQRHIKIIEKLSPCLDKFYVDLLKLVHKIGLVFNSIQPKWDKAIEKNNEFFKSLENPYEFIKNNKLYYLDENDEIATRIYAIAINLDTKPELLPYSLYFEEEFKKIDEYFNEFFKLNHKNEAYIKYLKALQNALMSKELSLKPWQNAEIAWMGAKDFIQVGHFLEYYEDAFTHSVALEWDIRIDDNYDFNSESFVNKMKNSLNKAYKNANITNQNALNLSLANLDKIELHISKPILYYGAELNGLFSAQVVPNDEFVSANYGKKIFAFLDFVYKKTKSKPRTMLNQKVFDKAFNDYNKSVLNDEFLWKKIYEISTIGHEAGHIFFIGSDTESLMNTNGVFKNIEEFKASAGGIYDFCNHFDEKYKKALLANITSRAVSLMAYKSTKEIEPYYCEGLIFLAILFKSKVLSFSNDTLLSVDLEKFEDFQKEFLNVYNELAKTYLKKENANNFLKDYAVLKDLEYISTNKDLVKLGDEYRKLYDEFANVLIKENE; this comes from the coding sequence ATGTTAGGAAAAATCATAAAAGAGCACGAAGAAGAATTATTCTCATTATACAAATTAAACTCATCAAGCAATCACGATTTAGCAAGACTTATCAATAATGATTTAAAAGAACTTGGCTTAGAGATAAATGATATGAATTTCAATTCATATTTATTAAGAATTATTGAGCTAAATACTACAAATTATGAAAATACTTGCAAAAAAAATAATATAAACTTAGCAAAAGCAAAGGATTTAGCATATAAAAGAGTAAAAGAATTTTACGAGCAAAGACATATAAAAATCATTGAAAAATTAAGCCCTTGTTTAGATAAATTTTATGTAGATTTATTAAAACTAGTGCATAAAATCGGTCTTGTTTTTAATAGTATTCAGCCTAAATGGGATAAGGCAATTGAAAAAAATAATGAATTTTTTAAAAGTTTAGAAAATCCTTATGAGTTTATAAAAAATAATAAGCTTTATTATCTTGATGAAAATGATGAAATAGCTACTAGGATTTATGCAATAGCAATTAATTTGGATACTAAACCAGAGCTTTTACCATATTCTTTATATTTTGAAGAAGAATTTAAAAAGATTGATGAATACTTTAATGAGTTTTTTAAATTAAATCATAAAAATGAAGCATATATAAAATATCTTAAAGCCTTGCAAAATGCTTTAATGAGTAAAGAGCTTAGCCTAAAGCCTTGGCAAAATGCTGAAATAGCTTGGATGGGGGCAAAAGACTTCATTCAAGTTGGGCATTTTTTAGAATATTACGAAGACGCATTTACTCATTCAGTAGCACTTGAGTGGGATATTAGAATTGATGATAATTATGATTTTAATAGTGAAAGTTTTGTTAATAAGATGAAAAATAGCTTAAATAAAGCTTATAAAAACGCTAATATAACTAATCAAAACGCATTAAATCTAAGCCTAGCTAATTTAGACAAAATTGAGCTTCATATTAGCAAACCTATACTTTATTATGGAGCAGAATTAAATGGCTTATTTTCAGCTCAAGTTGTGCCAAATGATGAATTTGTATCAGCAAATTATGGCAAAAAAATATTTGCATTTTTAGATTTTGTCTATAAAAAAACAAAATCAAAACCAAGAACAATGCTAAATCAAAAAGTATTTGATAAAGCCTTTAACGACTACAATAAAAGCGTATTAAATGATGAGTTTTTATGGAAAAAGATTTATGAGATTAGCACCATTGGACACGAAGCAGGACATATTTTCTTTATAGGTAGCGATACAGAAAGCTTAATGAATACTAATGGAGTATTTAAAAATATTGAAGAATTTAAAGCAAGTGCTGGTGGGATATATGATTTTTGCAATCATTTTGATGAAAAATACAAAAAGGCCTTATTAGCAAATATAACAAGTAGAGCAGTATCTTTAATGGCTTATAAAAGCACTAAAGAAATAGAGCCTTATTATTGTGAGGGTTTGATATTTTTAGCAATATTATTTAAAAGCAAGGTTTTAAGCTTTTCAAATGATACTTTATTAAGTGTTGATTTAGAAAAATTTGAAGATTTTCAAAAGGAATTTTTAAATGTATATAACGAACTTGCAAAAACTTATCTTAAAAAAGAAAATGCAAATAATTTTTTAAAAGATTATGCAGTGTTAAAGGATTTAGAATACATTAGCACAAATAAAGATTTAGTAAAACTTGGCGATGAATATAGAAAATTATATGATGAATTTGCCAATGTTTTAATCAAGGAGAACGAATGA
- the apt gene encoding adenine phosphoribosyltransferase has product MNIEKLLNEKIKRYPNYPKEGIVFADITTLLADKEGWQVLINHLKDKYKDEEFDFLVGAESRGFIFAAALGAILNIPFVPIRKKNKLPGELLSIEYDLEYGKDKIEMKKDAFLGKKDVKVLFMDDLLATGGTSIACMKLLKLAGAKEIKSCFLIDINIGGYKALKEHCDDIYCILKD; this is encoded by the coding sequence ATGAATATAGAAAAATTATTAAATGAGAAGATAAAAAGATACCCAAACTACCCAAAAGAAGGAATTGTATTTGCAGATATTACCACGCTTTTAGCAGATAAAGAAGGTTGGCAAGTTTTAATAAATCACTTAAAAGATAAATATAAAGATGAAGAATTTGATTTTTTAGTAGGAGCTGAAAGTCGTGGCTTTATTTTTGCAGCTGCATTAGGAGCTATTTTAAATATCCCTTTTGTTCCAATTAGAAAGAAAAACAAACTCCCAGGAGAGCTATTAAGTATTGAATATGATTTAGAATACGGCAAAGATAAAATAGAGATGAAAAAGGACGCATTTTTAGGCAAAAAAGATGTAAAAGTTCTTTTTATGGATGATTTATTAGCAACGGGTGGCACTAGCATTGCTTGTATGAAATTATTAAAATTAGCAGGTGCTAAAGAAATTAAGAGTTGTTTTTTAATAGATATAAATATCGGTGGATATAAAGCTTTAAAAGAGCATTGTGATGATATTTATTGCATTTTAAAGGATTAG
- the topA gene encoding type I DNA topoisomerase: protein MSNTLIIVESPSKAKTISRFVGSEYSVIASKGHIRDLPKNKLGIDIEDGHFKPNYEISKTHSSIVKELKSLSKGAKVLLATDEDREGEAIAYHLANILGGDVLGYDRIVFHEITKDAILNAIKHPRKIDLNSVNAQQARRMLDRIVGFKLSGLLSSKVASKLSAGRVQSAALRLIILKEREIRNFVSIEYYELDTKFKTDLEVELIEFDNKKLSKTSITEKALAEEILKHIKSSDFIVDEISIKERKDSPKPPFMTSTLQQAASSKLGFSPKKTMMLAQTLYEGVQTHAGFMGAITYMRTDSLNLSEEAIKSAREQIAKDYGKEYLPTKARVYETKSKGAQEAHEAIRVTNVSFTPEIAKEYLKADEYKLYKLIYDRFLMTQMADAKIENNTIYITSNKAKFKLSGRRVLFDGHLRLNDDASGDKILPALNKGDKMTLQSSKIKTLHTEPPARYNEASLIKQLEELGIGRPSTYAPTTSLLIDRDYVKLEKKQLIPTEKGEKIIEFLEEHFMQIVDAKFTSNMEERLDEIATHGRDLDEVLNEFYEPFITKINDGKTSIQSQKQVEKLGENCPDCGKELLIREGKFGKFVACSGYPKCKYSRNLNDTKTENKEEKPKKELVKLDVPCPKCGSDLVQRFSKRGAFYGCSSYPKCNFISSYPLAKEKCANCGGIMIIKELKKGTFIECLDCKTKIEK from the coding sequence ATGAGTAATACCCTAATAATAGTAGAATCACCAAGCAAAGCTAAAACAATTTCAAGATTTGTAGGTAGTGAATATAGCGTAATTGCGTCTAAAGGTCATATTAGGGATTTGCCTAAAAATAAATTAGGAATTGATATAGAAGATGGACATTTTAAACCTAATTATGAAATCAGTAAAACTCACTCAAGCATAGTAAAAGAATTAAAAAGCCTTAGCAAAGGTGCTAAAGTCTTACTAGCAACCGATGAAGATAGAGAAGGAGAAGCAATTGCATATCATCTAGCAAATATCTTAGGCGGAGATGTTTTAGGCTATGATAGAATAGTTTTTCACGAAATTACAAAAGACGCTATTTTAAACGCTATTAAACACCCAAGAAAAATAGATTTAAATAGCGTAAATGCTCAACAAGCTAGGCGTATGCTAGATAGAATTGTAGGCTTTAAATTAAGTGGCTTATTATCAAGCAAGGTAGCAAGCAAACTTAGTGCTGGTAGGGTTCAAAGTGCGGCTTTAAGATTAATTATCTTAAAAGAGCGAGAAATAAGAAATTTCGTAAGCATTGAGTATTATGAGCTTGATACTAAGTTTAAAACAGATTTAGAAGTAGAATTAATAGAATTTGATAACAAGAAATTATCAAAAACAAGCATTACTGAAAAAGCCTTAGCCGAAGAAATCCTAAAACACATTAAAAGCTCGGATTTTATCGTAGATGAAATCAGTATAAAAGAGCGTAAAGATAGTCCAAAACCACCTTTTATGACTTCTACTTTACAACAAGCTGCTAGTTCTAAATTAGGTTTTTCTCCTAAAAAAACTATGATGTTAGCACAGACTTTATATGAAGGCGTTCAAACTCACGCAGGATTTATGGGTGCAATTACTTATATGAGAACTGATAGCTTAAACTTAAGCGAAGAAGCAATAAAATCAGCAAGAGAGCAAATCGCAAAAGACTATGGCAAAGAATATTTACCGACTAAAGCAAGAGTTTATGAGACTAAAAGCAAAGGCGCTCAAGAAGCTCACGAAGCTATTCGTGTAACTAATGTTAGCTTTACTCCTGAAATTGCTAAAGAGTATTTAAAGGCTGATGAATATAAATTGTATAAATTAATTTATGATAGATTTTTAATGACCCAAATGGCTGATGCAAAGATAGAAAACAATACAATTTATATCACAAGTAATAAGGCGAAGTTTAAACTAAGTGGAAGAAGAGTGCTATTTGATGGGCATTTAAGATTGAATGATGATGCTAGTGGAGATAAGATTTTACCTGCTTTAAATAAAGGCGATAAAATGACTTTACAAAGCTCAAAAATAAAGACCTTACACACAGAGCCACCTGCAAGATACAACGAAGCAAGTCTTATTAAGCAACTTGAAGAATTAGGCATAGGTCGTCCTAGCACTTACGCACCTACAACAAGCCTTTTAATTGATAGAGATTATGTGAAGTTAGAGAAAAAACAACTAATCCCTACAGAAAAAGGCGAAAAAATCATAGAATTTTTAGAAGAACATTTTATGCAAATAGTAGATGCGAAATTTACTAGCAATATGGAAGAGCGTTTAGATGAGATTGCAACTCATGGGCGTGATTTAGATGAAGTTTTAAATGAATTTTATGAGCCATTTATCACTAAAATCAACGATGGAAAAACAAGTATTCAAAGTCAAAAACAAGTAGAAAAACTAGGAGAAAATTGCCCTGATTGTGGTAAAGAATTGCTAATTCGTGAAGGCAAATTCGGTAAATTCGTAGCTTGTAGTGGTTATCCAAAATGCAAATATTCAAGGAATTTAAACGATACAAAAACCGAAAACAAAGAAGAAAAACCTAAAAAAGAATTAGTAAAACTAGATGTCCCTTGCCCTAAATGTGGTAGCGATTTGGTGCAAAGATTTTCTAAAAGGGGTGCATTTTATGGGTGCAGTTCTTATCCTAAATGTAATTTCATTAGCTCATACCCACTAGCTAAAGAAAAATGCGCTAATTGTGGCGGAATAATGATTATAAAAGAACTTAAAAAAGGCACATTTATAGAGTGCTTAGATTGTAAAACAAAAATAGAAAAATAA
- the ychF gene encoding redox-regulated ATPase YchF, translating to MSLSVGIVGLPNVGKSTTFNALTKAANAQAANYPFCTIEPNKAIVEVPDERLKVLANIVNPERIMHSMIEFVDIAGLVKGASKGEGLGNKFLANIRETDLILHIVRCFDDENITHVEGGVDPLRDIEIINLELILADIEQLNKKLDRLSKEARANLKGAKECLELAQDLLKHLEDGKLASEYANRDSEAFITLNKELRLLSAKEVIYGVNVSEDELLDDNDYVKKVREYAAKSNHSVLKLCAKLEEDLVGMDEAEANEFLKELGVNESGLAAIIRTSFAKLNLISYFTCGVKEVRSWTIHKGYKAPKAASVIHNDFEKGFIKAEVISYDDFVNCGGEAKAKEAGKLRLEGKDYEVIDGDIMHFRFNV from the coding sequence ATGAGCCTTAGCGTAGGTATTGTTGGACTTCCTAATGTTGGTAAAAGCACGACTTTTAATGCTTTAACAAAGGCAGCAAACGCTCAAGCAGCAAATTATCCATTTTGCACCATTGAGCCAAATAAAGCTATTGTTGAAGTGCCTGATGAGAGATTAAAAGTCTTAGCAAATATAGTAAATCCTGAAAGAATAATGCACTCAATGATAGAATTTGTAGATATTGCAGGTCTTGTAAAGGGTGCTAGCAAAGGCGAAGGTTTAGGTAATAAATTCTTAGCAAATATTCGTGAAACTGATTTGATTTTACATATAGTAAGATGTTTTGATGATGAGAATATCACTCATGTTGAAGGTGGGGTTGACCCGTTAAGAGATATAGAAATCATAAATCTTGAATTAATCTTAGCTGATATTGAACAACTTAATAAAAAGCTTGATAGACTTAGCAAAGAAGCAAGAGCAAATCTTAAAGGTGCTAAAGAATGCCTTGAATTAGCACAGGATTTATTAAAACACCTTGAAGATGGCAAATTAGCTAGTGAATATGCAAATCGTGATAGCGAAGCTTTTATAACTTTAAATAAAGAATTAAGATTACTTAGTGCTAAAGAAGTAATTTATGGCGTTAATGTAAGCGAAGATGAATTATTAGATGATAATGATTATGTAAAAAAGGTGCGTGAATATGCAGCCAAATCAAATCATAGTGTTTTAAAATTATGTGCTAAGCTTGAAGAAGATTTGGTTGGAATGGACGAAGCTGAAGCTAATGAGTTTTTAAAAGAATTAGGCGTAAATGAAAGCGGTTTAGCAGCTATTATTAGGACAAGTTTTGCTAAGCTTAATTTGATTTCTTATTTTACTTGCGGGGTTAAAGAAGTTAGGTCTTGGACTATTCATAAAGGTTATAAAGCTCCTAAGGCTGCAAGTGTAATTCATAATGATTTTGAAAAAGGCTTTATCAAGGCTGAAGTAATTAGCTATGATGATTTCGTAAATTGTGGTGGCGAAGCAAAAGCTAAAGAAGCAGGTAAATTACGCTTAGAAGGTAAAGATTACGAAGTAATTGACGGCGATATAATGCACTTTAGATTTAATGTATAA
- a CDS encoding leucyl aminopeptidase, with amino-acid sequence MKVVFNEKNTDFKVCLIQNKDLSRFDDKEFFEINDYKGVGAICNLAKRTLYVGLNDELTYASFIASLGSAIKSIKNLNIKSISLEFINLGCEFYSAYAHIYAVISSLYEFNKYHKEPKNSKIELISLETQQNDDIQQGIELGKVLANACEDVKNIVNEIPSTYNQLSFEKDALKLAKEFDLECNVYSDDYLQKEGMNAFLAVNRASSYPAKLIHLAYKPQNAIKKIVYVGKGLVYDTGGLSLKPADYMLTMKADKSGAAAVLGILKAASMLKLPYEIHGIIGAAQNCISEKSYMPDDVLISREGVSIEVRNTDAEGRLVLADCLSFAQDLKPDLLIDLATLTGACVVGLSEYTSGIMGYNEDLQNEFYNNSKRSGEYTCVLHFNPHIKELIKSKIADVSNTGSSRYGGAISAGMFLGEFIRKEYKDKWLHLDIAGPAYVEKVWGENAYGASAAGVRMNIINLLRMARSAK; translated from the coding sequence ATGAAAGTAGTATTTAATGAAAAAAATACTGATTTTAAAGTTTGTTTGATACAAAACAAAGATTTAAGTAGATTTGATGATAAAGAATTTTTTGAAATAAATGATTATAAAGGAGTTGGAGCGATTTGCAACCTAGCTAAAAGAACGCTTTATGTTGGCTTAAACGATGAATTAACTTATGCTAGTTTTATAGCTAGTTTAGGTAGTGCGATTAAGAGCATTAAGAACTTAAATATAAAAAGCATTAGCCTTGAATTTATTAATCTTGGTTGTGAGTTTTATAGTGCTTATGCTCATATTTATGCTGTTATTTCATCTTTATATGAGTTTAATAAATATCATAAAGAGCCTAAAAATTCTAAAATAGAATTAATAAGCCTTGAAACACAACAAAACGATGATATTCAACAAGGCATTGAGCTAGGTAAAGTATTAGCAAATGCTTGTGAAGATGTAAAAAATATAGTAAATGAAATTCCAAGCACTTATAATCAACTTAGTTTTGAAAAAGACGCTTTAAAATTAGCTAAAGAATTTGATTTAGAATGCAATGTTTATAGTGATGATTATTTACAAAAAGAAGGAATGAACGCATTTTTAGCAGTAAATCGTGCAAGTAGTTATCCTGCAAAATTAATCCACTTAGCTTACAAACCACAAAACGCTATTAAAAAAATAGTTTATGTAGGAAAAGGGCTTGTATATGATACAGGTGGGCTAAGTCTTAAACCAGCTGATTATATGCTAACTATGAAAGCTGATAAGAGTGGTGCGGCTGCTGTTTTAGGTATTTTAAAAGCAGCTAGTATGTTAAAACTACCTTATGAAATACACGGAATTATAGGTGCAGCACAAAACTGCATAAGCGAAAAATCATATATGCCTGATGATGTATTGATTTCAAGAGAAGGTGTAAGTATAGAAGTAAGAAATACTGATGCTGAAGGAAGATTGGTTTTAGCAGATTGCTTGAGTTTTGCTCAAGATTTAAAGCCTGATTTATTAATAGATTTAGCTACTTTAACAGGTGCTTGTGTGGTTGGGCTTAGCGAATATACAAGTGGTATTATGGGATATAATGAAGACTTGCAAAACGAGTTTTATAACAATTCAAAAAGAAGTGGCGAATACACTTGCGTTTTACACTTTAACCCACACATTAAAGAGCTTATTAAAAGTAAAATAGCTGATGTTAGCAATACAGGTAGCTCAAGATATGGTGGGGCAATTAGTGCAGGAATGTTCTTAGGCGAGTTTATTAGAAAAGAATATAAAGACAAATGGCTACATTTAGACATTGCTGGACCTGCTTATGTAGAAAAAGTGTGGGGCGAGAATGCTTATGGAGCAAGTGCAGCTGGAGTTAGAATGAATATTATAAACTTACTTAGAATGGCAAGGAGTGCAAAATGA